A single region of the Tigriopus californicus strain San Diego chromosome 8, Tcal_SD_v2.1, whole genome shotgun sequence genome encodes:
- the LOC131885241 gene encoding small integral membrane protein 20-like, giving the protein MAAKPLKGWRFAVLVGGMVGALGAACYPIIIAPMQNPEPWQKISHDIRQKHNIKPEDIQPGHMKVWTDPFDREGKPGHKAPTHPDSPPKPTA; this is encoded by the coding sequence ATGGCCGCCAAACCCCTGAAAGGCTGGCGTTTCGCCGTGTTGGTGGGCGGTATGGTGGGCGCTTTGGGCGCGGCTTGCTACCCCATCATCATTGCGCCCATGCAGAACCCCGAGCCGTGGCAGAAGATTTCCCACGACATTCGTCAAAAGCATAACATTAAACCCGAGGATATTCAACCCGGACACATGAAGGTCTGGACTGATCCCTTTGACCGTGAAGGCAAACCTGGGCATAAGGCCCCCACCCACCCGGATTCACCCCCCAAACCCACTGCTTAG
- the LOC131885238 gene encoding serine/threonine-protein kinase PAK 2-like gives MDLFSKKQKQVGVSEDSARPRSRTMPNLVRDKISGRFSRTEPQLDISLPTNFTHKVKVKKQSDGTIVGMPEEWMTYFLKQVEEDCRNGNSEAAEAGARVLKFFQEFSRDGSKRRGKGPIPPLPHAHCPPRAEKPMPPTIKKPESPAHRSTFYLNVTPATPTSSHLPTVQVPQSPMEFQNSEQYFSVLEDTEEFECLQLSEAHKSMANAILELKKNFGEKPTSFKRQTFRSKPPQPPSVLVELRPESGSGQFNGDKPLGAYRQVSNFNDEEALEEMKKLCNPKTLEKIYSKGKKLGSGSGGVVYHGVHGQTRDKVAIKTIDLNSGDKKVHLLMEVLVMRELVHPNLVSFLDIFVTQWELYVVMEYMDAGALTDVVLCTILKEPQMAAICKEVLNGLGYLHEHDVVHRDIKSDNILLSLKGAVKITDFGFAANVAGNRMRKTFAGTPYWMAPEIIKKNTYSTQVDVWSMGILAIEMLNGNPPYMNETPIQAMYQISQKGHPPINNDNISQDLRSFLDACLQFQPEKRATVPELLQHKFLGKAGHLSSIVPNIKATIQKKKGLI, from the exons atggacttgttctcaaagaaacaaaagcaagTGGGTGTTTCCGAAGACTCGGCACGCCCTCGTAGTCGAACCATGCCTAATTTGGTGCGGGACAAGATCTCGGGACGATTCTCAAGGACAGAACCACAATTGGACATAAGTTTGCCCACCAACTTCACGCACAAGGTTAAAGTCAAAAAACAATCTGACGGAACGATTGTAGGTATGCCCGAAGAATGGATGACTTACTTCTTAAAACAAGTGGAAGAAGATTGCAGGAATGGCAACTCGGAGGCTGCCGAAGCGGGCGCGAGGGTCCTCAAGTTTTTCCAAGAGTTCTCGAGGGATGGATCCAAGCGTCGGGGGAAAGGACCTATCCCACCATTACCCCATGCCCACTGTCCCCCACGGGCTGAGAAGCCCATGCCACCCACTATAAAAAAGCCCGAATCTCCTGCCCACCGCAGTACTTTCTACTTGAACGTCACACCCGCCACGCCTACATCAAGCCATCTACCAACAGTTCAAGTTCCTCAATCGCCGATGGAGTTCCAAAACAGTGAACAATATTTCTCTGTATTAGAAGACACTGAGGAATTTGAGTGTCTGCAACTATCGGAAGCTCATAAAAGCATGGCTAACGCTATATTAGAGCTGAAGAAAAATTTCGGAGAGAAGCCCACTAGCTTTAAAAGACAAACCTTCCGATCCAAACCGCCACAACCACCGAGTGTTTTGGTGGAACTTCGGCCAGAGAGTGGATCAGGTCAGTTTAACGGCGACAAACCCTTGGGCGCTTATCGGCAAGTGTCAAATTTTAATGACGAAGAAGCCTTGGAGGAGATGAAGAAGTTGTGCAACCCAAAGACATTGGAGAAGATTTACAGCAAAGGTAAGAAGTTGGGCTCCGGTTCTGGAGGCGTGGTGTATCACGGAGTCCATGGCCAGACCAGAGATAAAGTGGCCATCaaaacaatcgacttgaatTCTGGCGACAAGAAAGTGCATCTACTGATGGAGGTTCTTGTCATGAGGGAACTAGTCCATCCCAATTTAGTGTCTTTCCTGGATATCTTTGTCACACAATG GGAACTTTACGTGGTGATGGAATACATGGACGCTGGAGCTTTAACCGACGTGGTTTTATGTACCATCCTGAAAGAACCTCAAATGGCTGCCATTTGTAAAGAAGTTCTCAATGGCCTAGGATATTTGCACGAACACGACGTGGTTCATCGTGATATCAAGTCCGATAATATATTACTTTCTCTCAAGGGGGCCGTCAAGATCACAG ATTTCGGCTTTGCCGCCAACGTCGCGGGAAATCGTATGCGTAAAACATTTGCCGGTACGCCTTATTGGATGGCTCCTGAAATTATCAAAAAGAACACTTACTCGACCCAAGTCGATGTCTGGAGCAtgggaatcttggccattgaaATGCTGAATGGAAATCCTCCTTACATGAACGAGACGCCCATTCAGGCCATGTACCAGATCTCTCAGAAAGGCCATCCCCCAATCAACAACGACAACATATCTCAAGACCTTCGATCCTTTCTAGACGCGTGTCTTCAATTCCAACCCGAGAAACGAGCGACTGTTCCCGAACTCTTGCAACATAAATTTCTAGGCAAGGCCGGACACTTGTCATCGATTGTGCCGAATATCAAAGCAACCATACAGAAGAAAAAGGGCTTGATATGA
- the LOC131885237 gene encoding uncharacterized protein F21D5.5-like isoform X2 translates to MANKCFVRCCSKRHPDILLPNNESLMLGRGPQTKIKEKRCSREQVQLWANYSKFIVQLKQIGPNPAVVNGKEFVKGDIGELEHEETVELLPGEFKYKIIFDPKPPKDKSSPLRDPIKRKMTTEVKTPLKVSKTQSSLFDVDYDITALEGSHGFRWEKVQNGDIYVMTSESCAGKSKIAAFDMDGTIITTQSGRVFAKDVNDWRILYPEVPGKLKSLHLDGYKIVIITNQRGIAIGRVKLDDFKVKVQRIAQKLNVPLQLFCCSGDGGMFRKPRIGVWNLLKARMNDNISINQESSFYCGDAAGRLASWMSGKKKDFSCSDRLFALNLEVAFHTPEEFFLGQKPTKKYNLPEFDPKSVDPKAPLLEPKSTELTSETQEVILLVGVQGSGKSFLAETIYEPAGYVVASNDRSGGRDKTLKILAQALDAGQSVVVDNTHGERDTRQKFVEVAQKRGVPVRCFLMKASAQQARHNNLFRELIGSDHAMIKEPLFHAFKARYQEPDLNEGFSAIAKVNFVPKFRNPEEERLYRMYLQEK, encoded by the exons ATGGCCAATAAATGCTTCGTACGCTGTTGTTCAAAACGTCATCCAGATATCTTGTTGCCCAATAATGAGAGTCTGATGCTGGGAAGGGGACCCCAAACAAAGATTAAGGAGAAGCGTTGTTCCCGGGAACAAGTTCAGCTGTGGGCAAACTATTCCAAGTTCATCGTCCAACTCAaacaaattggtccaaatccGGCCGTGGTGAATGGCAAGGAGTTTGTCAAAGGTGACATTGGCGAACTTGAACACGAAGAGACGGTGGAATTGCTCCCGGGAGAATTCAAGTATAAAATCATATTCGATCCCAAACCACCCAAAGACAAGTCAAGTCCTCTGAGAGACCCGATTAAGCGCAAAATGACGACTGAGGTCAAAACACCCCTGAAAGTGTCTAAAACTCAGTCAAGTCTGTTTGACGTCGACTATGATATCACTGCCCTTGAGGGTTCGCACGGGTTTCGTTGGGAGAAGGTGCAAAATGGAGACATCTACGTAATGACTTCAGAGTCATGTGCCGGCAAATCAAAG ATTGCGGCATTTGACATGGATGGAACAATAATCACCACTCAAAGTGGTCGAGTTTTCGCCAAAGATGTTAATGATTGGCGGATCCTCTATCCCGAAGTTCCTGGAAAATTAAAATCACTCCATTTGGATGGGTATAAGATTGTGATTATCACGAACCAACGTGGGATTGCCATTGGCAGAGTCAAATTGGATGacttcaaggtcaaagtcCAGCGGATTGCCCAAAAACTCAATGTTCCattgcaacttttttgttgCTCGGGGGATGGTGGGATGTTTCGGAAGCCCCGGATTGGAGTGTGGAATCTATTAAAGGCTCGGATGAACGACAACATCAGTATTAACCAAGAAAGCTCTTTCTATTGCGGAGATGCTGCAGGAAGACTCGCTAGTTGGATGTCGGGCAAGAAGAAAGATTTCTCATGTTCGGATCGGTTATTTGCCCTCAATTTGGAAGTGGCTTTCCACACACCCGAGGAATTCTTCTTGGGTCAGAAACCCACGAAAAAGTATAACCTCCCCGAATTCGACCCCAAATCTGTGGATCCCAAAGCTCCTTTGTTAGAGCCCAAATCCACGGAATTGACCTCAGAAACTCAAGAG GTCATTCTTCTGGTTGGCGTTCAAGGGTCAGGCAAGAGTTTTCTGGCCGAGACCATTTACGAACCTGCCGGTTACGTGGTGGCCAGTAACGATCGGTCAGGTGGACGCGACAAAACCCTCAAAATCCTCGCTCAAGCCCTTGACGCGGGTCAAAGCGTTGTGGTGGACAACACGCACGGTGAACGGGATACACGTCAGAAATTCGTGGAAGTGGCCCAAAAACGAGGCGTCCCTGTCCGATGCTTCTTGATGAAGGCTTCAGCTCAACAGGCCAGGCACAACAATCTGTTTCGGGAATTGATTGGTTCGGATCATGCCATGATTAAAGAGCCGCTTTTCCACGCTTTCAA GGCACGTTACCAAGAACCCGACTTAAACGAAGGCTTCAGCGCCATTGCGAAAGTGAACTTTGTGCCCAAGTTTCGAAATCCAGAAGAAGAGAGACTCTATCGCATGTATCTTCAAGAGAAATGA
- the LOC131885235 gene encoding intraflagellar transport protein 74 homolog isoform X2, with protein MSDMARPFSRAGSAIGDRPGSTFGRPTTGRLGSAIGARVVPGTASRALASAMQNRPMSRGGIGLQTPVSVTDRPVTQQGLTGMRTGTGRGPQRQFQDKSYYLGLLRTKMIELQTEVNKLHREIGSAQEEQSTYLAYDKRVKELASELTEQQGVLADYNLLVDKLNTDTDRLEVEQEAAELKAKNDEEQKVVETLFEARREKERIAEQLEQEIEAERNMADNLVAAMNPEIRDKYLELKHANTAYQVEIERMNQELDALNTQRAAFEDELAMSALKREAVVLYEQLREAEEKRDQLLEEENQRGTPAQERERLLQQVKDDNAEIATMERQIAETQEQIRHLKDEQSQIEEQMEEHQSERNQKYRELRKREETMDQFLNTFEDSKAEEQERINRLELAIEETAGEISKNLGHIGHLPTSKGFRAMKEDLSFKEGETEKSRNTLENLNQEQSQLKLNLEKIEALEDKIRTEMTTLKDKMKTMQEEMIVFNDLDRLRNDAEEKRAILERQREQLSGRKISVAQNLAEMKEKHDELKKTLADNETHVQLTNLEKKWSHHDQNNFAIEEFISNKKAEMNFEPTKNKVIKMQRDFNKLLIESTKNNPMQ; from the exons ATG AGTGACATGGCAAGACCGTTTTCAAGGGCGGGCTCCGCAATTGGGGACCGCCCTGGGAGCACTTTTGGGCGCCCCACAACCGGAAGACTTGGATCAGCTATTGGGGCACGTGTTGTTCCTGGTACAGCATCGCGAGCTTTGGCATCCGCGATGCAAAATCGACCCATGTCCAGAGGAG GGATCGGGTTACAAACTCCAGTTTCTGTGACGGATCGACCCGTCACACAACAGGGATTGACTGGGATGCGAACTGGAACCGGTCGAGGACCTCAGAGACAATTCCAGGACAAGAGTTACTACTTGGGTCTCTTGAggacaaaaatgattgaattgcAAACGGAAGTTAACAAGTTGCATCGTGAGATCGGCAGTGCTCAGGAGGAGCAGAGTACATATTTAGCTTATGATAAACGAGTCAAGGAGTTGGCATCCGAGTTAACAG AACAACAGGGCGTTTTGGCTGACTACAACTTATTGGTGGATAAGCTGAATACCGACACGGATCGATTGGAGGTTGAGCAAGAAGCTGCGGAGCTGAAAGCCAAAAATGATGAGGAGCAAAAAGTTGTTGAAACGCTCTTTGAAGCCCGAAGAGAAAAGGAACGTATCGCCGAGCAACTTGAGCAAGAAATCGAAGCTGAGCGAAACATGGCCGACAATTTGGTTGCAGCTATGAATCCAGAAATCCGAGATAAATACTTGGAGCTCAAACACGCTAACACCGCATACCAG GTTGAAATTGAACGCATGAACCAGGAGCTTGACGCATTGAACACTCAAAGGGCCGCATTCGAGGATGAATTGGCCATGTCCGCTTTGAAGCGAGAGGCTGTGGTGCTTTATGAACAACTTCGGGAAGCCGAGGAAAAGCGAGATCAGCTCTTGGAGGAAGAAAACCAACGAGGCACACCTGCTCAAGAACGGGAACGCCTTCTGCAGCAAGTGAAGGATGATAATGCCGAGATTGCCACCATGGAGCGCCAAATTGCTGAGACTCAGGAGCAG ATTCGCCATTTGAAAGATGAACAAAGTCAAATCGAAGAGCAAATGGAAGAGCATCAATCCGAACGAAATCAAAAGTATCGGGAGCTGCGGAAACGGGAGGAAACCATGGATCAATTTCTGAACACCTTTGAAGACAGTAAAGCTGAAGAGCAGGAAAGAATCAATCGCCTTGAGTTGGCCATTGAAGAGACTGCCGGAGAAATCAGTAAAAATCTCGGTCACATCGGTCATTTGCCCACCTCCAAAGGATTCCGAGCCATGAAAGAGGATTTGAGTTTCAAAGAAGGCGAGACTGAGAAAAGCCGAAATACTTTGGAGAACTTGAACCAAGAGCAGTCCCAACTGAAATTGAATCTTGAAAAG ATTGAGGCCTTGGAAGACAAGATAAGGACCGAAATGACCACTCTTAAGGACAAGATGAAGACCATGCAAGAAGAAATGATCGTGTTTAACGACTTGGACCGGTTGCGTAACGATGCCGAGGAAAAACGCGCCATTTTGGAGAGACAGCGTGAGCAGCTGTCGGGAAGGAAAATCAGTGTGGCGCAAAATCTGGCagagatgaaagaaaaacacGACGAATTGAAG AAAACTCTGGCCGATAATGAGACCCATGTTCAACTAACGAACCTGGAGAAGAAATGGAGCCACCATGATCAGAACAACTTTGCCATTGAAGagttcatttccaacaaaaaagcggagatgaattttgaaccaacGAAAAACAAAGTGATCAAGATGCAAAGGGATTTTAACAAACTTCTGATTGAGAGCACAAAGAACAACCCAATGCAATAA
- the LOC131885235 gene encoding intraflagellar transport protein 74 homolog isoform X1 — translation MDFEEEDLRPFSGVSRPQTSVNLSNDQVRPMTAGMASTDSAFLQSRPMTAQGHDFDMDGSRLNTARPKTGYKQVQSRIGTAISHRGDFQSDMARPFSRAGSAIGDRPGSTFGRPTTGRLGSAIGARVVPGTASRALASAMQNRPMSRGGIGLQTPVSVTDRPVTQQGLTGMRTGTGRGPQRQFQDKSYYLGLLRTKMIELQTEVNKLHREIGSAQEEQSTYLAYDKRVKELASELTEQQGVLADYNLLVDKLNTDTDRLEVEQEAAELKAKNDEEQKVVETLFEARREKERIAEQLEQEIEAERNMADNLVAAMNPEIRDKYLELKHANTAYQVEIERMNQELDALNTQRAAFEDELAMSALKREAVVLYEQLREAEEKRDQLLEEENQRGTPAQERERLLQQVKDDNAEIATMERQIAETQEQIRHLKDEQSQIEEQMEEHQSERNQKYRELRKREETMDQFLNTFEDSKAEEQERINRLELAIEETAGEISKNLGHIGHLPTSKGFRAMKEDLSFKEGETEKSRNTLENLNQEQSQLKLNLEKIEALEDKIRTEMTTLKDKMKTMQEEMIVFNDLDRLRNDAEEKRAILERQREQLSGRKISVAQNLAEMKEKHDELKKTLADNETHVQLTNLEKKWSHHDQNNFAIEEFISNKKAEMNFEPTKNKVIKMQRDFNKLLIESTKNNPMQ, via the exons ATGGATTTCGAAGAAGAGGACCTCAGACCATTTTCCGGAGTGAGCCGGCCCCAAACATCGGTCAATTTGTCcaatgatcaagtccgcccCATGACAGCCGGAATGGCCTCGACGGATTCGGCATTCCTACAATCCCGACCCATGACGGCTCAAGGACACGACTTTGACATGGACGGATCCAGACTGAATACGGCCAGACCGAAAACGGGGTATAAACAGGTCCAATCCCGGATTGGAACCGCCATTAGCCACAGGGGGGATTTCCAG AGTGACATGGCAAGACCGTTTTCAAGGGCGGGCTCCGCAATTGGGGACCGCCCTGGGAGCACTTTTGGGCGCCCCACAACCGGAAGACTTGGATCAGCTATTGGGGCACGTGTTGTTCCTGGTACAGCATCGCGAGCTTTGGCATCCGCGATGCAAAATCGACCCATGTCCAGAGGAG GGATCGGGTTACAAACTCCAGTTTCTGTGACGGATCGACCCGTCACACAACAGGGATTGACTGGGATGCGAACTGGAACCGGTCGAGGACCTCAGAGACAATTCCAGGACAAGAGTTACTACTTGGGTCTCTTGAggacaaaaatgattgaattgcAAACGGAAGTTAACAAGTTGCATCGTGAGATCGGCAGTGCTCAGGAGGAGCAGAGTACATATTTAGCTTATGATAAACGAGTCAAGGAGTTGGCATCCGAGTTAACAG AACAACAGGGCGTTTTGGCTGACTACAACTTATTGGTGGATAAGCTGAATACCGACACGGATCGATTGGAGGTTGAGCAAGAAGCTGCGGAGCTGAAAGCCAAAAATGATGAGGAGCAAAAAGTTGTTGAAACGCTCTTTGAAGCCCGAAGAGAAAAGGAACGTATCGCCGAGCAACTTGAGCAAGAAATCGAAGCTGAGCGAAACATGGCCGACAATTTGGTTGCAGCTATGAATCCAGAAATCCGAGATAAATACTTGGAGCTCAAACACGCTAACACCGCATACCAG GTTGAAATTGAACGCATGAACCAGGAGCTTGACGCATTGAACACTCAAAGGGCCGCATTCGAGGATGAATTGGCCATGTCCGCTTTGAAGCGAGAGGCTGTGGTGCTTTATGAACAACTTCGGGAAGCCGAGGAAAAGCGAGATCAGCTCTTGGAGGAAGAAAACCAACGAGGCACACCTGCTCAAGAACGGGAACGCCTTCTGCAGCAAGTGAAGGATGATAATGCCGAGATTGCCACCATGGAGCGCCAAATTGCTGAGACTCAGGAGCAG ATTCGCCATTTGAAAGATGAACAAAGTCAAATCGAAGAGCAAATGGAAGAGCATCAATCCGAACGAAATCAAAAGTATCGGGAGCTGCGGAAACGGGAGGAAACCATGGATCAATTTCTGAACACCTTTGAAGACAGTAAAGCTGAAGAGCAGGAAAGAATCAATCGCCTTGAGTTGGCCATTGAAGAGACTGCCGGAGAAATCAGTAAAAATCTCGGTCACATCGGTCATTTGCCCACCTCCAAAGGATTCCGAGCCATGAAAGAGGATTTGAGTTTCAAAGAAGGCGAGACTGAGAAAAGCCGAAATACTTTGGAGAACTTGAACCAAGAGCAGTCCCAACTGAAATTGAATCTTGAAAAG ATTGAGGCCTTGGAAGACAAGATAAGGACCGAAATGACCACTCTTAAGGACAAGATGAAGACCATGCAAGAAGAAATGATCGTGTTTAACGACTTGGACCGGTTGCGTAACGATGCCGAGGAAAAACGCGCCATTTTGGAGAGACAGCGTGAGCAGCTGTCGGGAAGGAAAATCAGTGTGGCGCAAAATCTGGCagagatgaaagaaaaacacGACGAATTGAAG AAAACTCTGGCCGATAATGAGACCCATGTTCAACTAACGAACCTGGAGAAGAAATGGAGCCACCATGATCAGAACAACTTTGCCATTGAAGagttcatttccaacaaaaaagcggagatgaattttgaaccaacGAAAAACAAAGTGATCAAGATGCAAAGGGATTTTAACAAACTTCTGATTGAGAGCACAAAGAACAACCCAATGCAATAA
- the LOC131885237 gene encoding uncharacterized protein F21D5.5-like isoform X1, protein MANKCFVRCCSKRHPDILLPNNESLMLGRGPQTKIKEKRCSREQVQLWANYSKFIVQLKQIGPNPAVVNGKEFVKGDIGELEHEETVELLPGEFKYKIIFDPKPPKDKSSPLRDPIKRKMTTEVKTPLKVSKTQSSLFDVDYDITALEGSHGFRWEKVQNGDIYVMTSESCAGKSKIAAFDMDGTIITTQSGRVFAKDVNDWRILYPEVPGKLKSLHLDGYKIVIITNQRGIAIGRVKLDDFKVKVQRIAQKLNVPLQLFCCSGDGGMFRKPRIGVWNLLKARMNDNISINQESSFYCGDAAGRLASWMSGKKKDFSCSDRLFALNLEVAFHTPEEFFLGQKPTKKYNLPEFDPKSVDPKAPLLEPKSTELTSETQEVILLVGVQGSGKSFLAETIYEPAGYVVASNDRSGGRDKTLKILAQALDAGQSVVVDNTHGERDTRQKFVEVAQKRGVPVRCFLMKASAQQARHNNLFRELIGSDHAMIKEPLFHAFKTCFGASSKAMLPSVIDDDLCGCSLAHGTLPRTRLKRRLQRHCESELCAQVSKSRRRETLSHVSSREMSIIMK, encoded by the exons ATGGCCAATAAATGCTTCGTACGCTGTTGTTCAAAACGTCATCCAGATATCTTGTTGCCCAATAATGAGAGTCTGATGCTGGGAAGGGGACCCCAAACAAAGATTAAGGAGAAGCGTTGTTCCCGGGAACAAGTTCAGCTGTGGGCAAACTATTCCAAGTTCATCGTCCAACTCAaacaaattggtccaaatccGGCCGTGGTGAATGGCAAGGAGTTTGTCAAAGGTGACATTGGCGAACTTGAACACGAAGAGACGGTGGAATTGCTCCCGGGAGAATTCAAGTATAAAATCATATTCGATCCCAAACCACCCAAAGACAAGTCAAGTCCTCTGAGAGACCCGATTAAGCGCAAAATGACGACTGAGGTCAAAACACCCCTGAAAGTGTCTAAAACTCAGTCAAGTCTGTTTGACGTCGACTATGATATCACTGCCCTTGAGGGTTCGCACGGGTTTCGTTGGGAGAAGGTGCAAAATGGAGACATCTACGTAATGACTTCAGAGTCATGTGCCGGCAAATCAAAG ATTGCGGCATTTGACATGGATGGAACAATAATCACCACTCAAAGTGGTCGAGTTTTCGCCAAAGATGTTAATGATTGGCGGATCCTCTATCCCGAAGTTCCTGGAAAATTAAAATCACTCCATTTGGATGGGTATAAGATTGTGATTATCACGAACCAACGTGGGATTGCCATTGGCAGAGTCAAATTGGATGacttcaaggtcaaagtcCAGCGGATTGCCCAAAAACTCAATGTTCCattgcaacttttttgttgCTCGGGGGATGGTGGGATGTTTCGGAAGCCCCGGATTGGAGTGTGGAATCTATTAAAGGCTCGGATGAACGACAACATCAGTATTAACCAAGAAAGCTCTTTCTATTGCGGAGATGCTGCAGGAAGACTCGCTAGTTGGATGTCGGGCAAGAAGAAAGATTTCTCATGTTCGGATCGGTTATTTGCCCTCAATTTGGAAGTGGCTTTCCACACACCCGAGGAATTCTTCTTGGGTCAGAAACCCACGAAAAAGTATAACCTCCCCGAATTCGACCCCAAATCTGTGGATCCCAAAGCTCCTTTGTTAGAGCCCAAATCCACGGAATTGACCTCAGAAACTCAAGAG GTCATTCTTCTGGTTGGCGTTCAAGGGTCAGGCAAGAGTTTTCTGGCCGAGACCATTTACGAACCTGCCGGTTACGTGGTGGCCAGTAACGATCGGTCAGGTGGACGCGACAAAACCCTCAAAATCCTCGCTCAAGCCCTTGACGCGGGTCAAAGCGTTGTGGTGGACAACACGCACGGTGAACGGGATACACGTCAGAAATTCGTGGAAGTGGCCCAAAAACGAGGCGTCCCTGTCCGATGCTTCTTGATGAAGGCTTCAGCTCAACAGGCCAGGCACAACAATCTGTTTCGGGAATTGATTGGTTCGGATCATGCCATGATTAAAGAGCCGCTTTTCCACGCTTTCAA GACTTGTTTTGGAGCCTCATCCAAAGCGATGCTGCCGAGTGTCATTGACGATGATCTTTGCGGATGCTCCCTTGCCCAT GGCACGTTACCAAGAACCCGACTTAAACGAAGGCTTCAGCGCCATTGCGAAAGTGAACTTTGTGCCCAAGTTTCGAAATCCAGAAGAAGAGAGACTCTATCGCATGTATCTTCAAGAGAAATGAGCATCATAATGAAGTGA